GACAGGGCGCCAAGAAATTGATTGAAGGCTTGTCCTATAAGCAGCTTGACGCGATCATGGAGGCAATGCCCTTTGAGGTGACCTTTGTCGATGCCACTGATTCGGTAGCGTATTTTAATCGGTTGGATAAGGTGAAGATCTTCCCGCGAACGCGCTCGGTTATCGGTCGCCAGGTGGAGAAATGTCACCCGGAAAAGAGCGTGGACACGGTGAAAATAATTGTCTCCGGTTTTAAAAATAAGACCTTGGACAAGGCTGAATTCTGGATCGATTTCAAGGGTGAGAAGGTGCTTATCCGTTATTTCCCGGTGTACGACGATGAGGGTAAATACCTTGGGGTGCTTGAGGTTACCCAGGAGATCGGGGCCATCCAGAAACTGACCGGCCAGAAGCGTCTGCTCGATTAACGGGTGGGGGAGTCCTGGTCCGGGTAAAGAAGACTAGGTTTTAAGTTGCGGAATTGCAATTTCCAGTCTATGTTCTTGAGCGGCCAGGGCAAAGGGCTAGGAGGATTTTTCCCCTTAAACGGCAACTGGTTTATTCCTTGGGGAGAGCATGAAAATTCCAGTGATTGATATTGGCCTCTGTACTCAGTGTGAGGGGTGTTTGGCTGTTTGTCCGGAGGCTTTTCGTATGAATCAGGCAACATTCCTGATTGAGGTCGTTGATCTGGCCGAATATCCTGATGAGTGCGTGGATGAGGCGATTAAGATCTGTCCTGCAGATTGTATTGTCTGGGAAGAACGATGATTTCATTTGTCTTCGTTCTGACTGCAGGTGCAACTCCCGTCCGTCGAGTTGTTGGACGTTAGTTACCAAGTGATAAGTCATTCAGTGCGGAGAGGTGCCAGAGTGGCCGAATGGGGCGGTCTCGAAAACCGTTGACCCTCCGGGGTCCGAGGGTTCGAATCCCTCCTTCTCCGCCATCGTTGATGGCCTTGACCCCTGGCTCGATATCAGTCCGAGACGTAAGTTTCGCTGTAATCATTTCTCTTTTCCGTAGCTTCCTCTTTTCGTTGCTTGTGTGACACCATCATGCTTCGCGTCCTTCATACCTCAGACTGGCATCTCGGCCACAATCTCTTTCACCAGGACAGACGCTACGAACACAGCCAATTTTTGGATTGGCTGCTTGCGCTCCTTACTACCCACCAGATCGATGCCCTGATCATTGCCGGGGACATTTTCGATACCGTTGCCCCGTCCAATTATGCCCTTACCCTGTATTACGATTTTCTCCGCCGTTTAGTCAGTGATACGTCCTGCCGTCAGGCGGTGATTATTGGCGGTAATCACGACTCTGCCGCCAGTCTTCACGCCCCTCGTGAGTTGCTCAAGGTCTTTAATGTTCATGTGGTCGGCAGTCCTGACCTGGAGCAGCCGGCCAACGACCTTATTCTCCTTCACGACCCTGATGGCAATCCCTGCGGCATGGTGGCAGCGGTCCCATTTCTGCGGGAGCGGGATATGCGCAGGGCCCATGCCGGGGAATCGTATGCAGATAAGAATCGTGCCTATCTTCAAGGTGTGGCTGCTCATTATGCCCAGGCCTGCTCGTTGGCGCGGGAGAGGATTGCACAACTTAGTGGCAGGGCTGATGGCTTGCCACTGATTGCTACCGGCCATCTATTTGCGGCTGGTGGCGAGGTGTCTGATGGCGAACGCGAGGTCTCTGTCGGTACCTTGGGTGGGATCTCGGCTTTCTCGATTGCCGCCGGATTCGACTACCTGGCCTTAGGGCACCTTCATAAACCGCAAACAGTTGCCGGTCCAGATCCGATCCGTTACTCCGGGTCACCAATCCCTTTGAGTTTTTCCGAGGCGGGAAGCAAAAAAACTGTGACCCTGCTCCATTTTGATGACCGGATGAAATCGCCCGATATTACTGAGATTCCAGTGCCACTATGGCAGCCAATGAAGATTCTGCGCGGCGATTGGCCTGTGATCGAGACCTTCTTTGCCGGGAGGGACGGCACGGAAGATTTGCTCTGGCTTGAAATTCAACTGGAGACCGATATTTTAGGCGCCGGGGTTCAGGAGAGGGTGGCTGAACTGGCCGCGGGCAAGGCTTGTGATGTCTTGGCGACACGTAATTATCAACGTCTGTTGCCTCGGTTGATGGATGGCGGTGATGAGTCGACGGAACTGTTGTCCGTGTTAACGCCCCAGGAGGTCTTTGCCCGACGCCTTGACTTGGTCGAGGAGTTGACGGGGGAGGAGCGCGAAGCGGTGGTAGCCCGCTACCGGCAGGTGGTTGATGCGGCCACTGTGGCGATGGAGGGCGCGGTTGATGAAGATTAACGCCCTCACCCTGAAGAATCTTAACTCTCTGCGTGGTGAATTTCGTCTCGATTTTGACGCGCAGCCGTTGGCCGATGCCGGAATCTTTGCCATCACCGGTCCGACAGGAGCGGGGAAGACCACCATTCTTGATGCCATCTGTGTGGCCCTCTACGGTCAGACCCCTCGGCTGCCCCCTGGCAGCAGCGCAGAGCTGTTGACCAGAAATACCGGCGAGTGTTTTGCCGAGGTTGAGTTCACGGTAGAGCAGGGCCGGTATCGCTCCCGGTGGTCTCGGCGCAAGGCTCGTGGCCGGGCTGAGGGCAATCTCCAGCCTACTGCCATGGAGTTGGTTGAGATCAGTCCGGAGGGTGAAGAACGGATTGTCGAGGAGCAGGTTCGTCAGGTGGTCGAGCGGGTTGAGTCCCTCACTGGTCTTGATTTTTCCCGGTTCACCCGGTCGGTGCTGCTGGCTCAGGGTAGTTTTGCCTCATTCCTCAAAGCCAAGGACAATGAGCGGGCCGAACTTCTTGAGCGGATGACTGGCACCCGTCTCTATTCATTGATCTCGGTTCAGGCGTTTAGTCGGGCTCGCGAGGAACGTCAGCGGCTCGATGAGATGATCGCCGTCAATGCCCATCTCAATGTCATGCCTTCGGAACAGTTGGTGGAACTGAGAGAGCGCAAGGTTACGATAGAGACTGAAATTATCACGGCAACCTCAGCCATCGCTGAGCAGCGGGATCAGGCGGCAACCGCGATTCGTTATCAGGATCTCATGGCCGCAATTAATGAAGCTGAGCAGTCCTTGGTTGTTGTGAATGCCGAGCAGACTGAAGCTACGGCTTCTCTTGATCGATTGGCTCAGGCGGAACTGGCCCTGCCTCTGTTTTCTGATGTGCGGGCACTGGATGCCTTAGCTGAGCGACTAGACCGCCTTCGTGCCGAATCGCTTAAGCTTTCCGGGCAAAGTGAGGCGTTGCACAAGAGTGAGGAGGAAGCTCGTCAAGGTCGGCTGGTTCTTGATCAGGAGGTTGAGCGATTTACTCAAACTGCAACAGTTCGGGAGGAGGCAATTCGTACGGCGGAAATGATGGATGAACAGATCCGTATTCATGGCGTGACCCGGATTTCTAAGCAACAGGCTGTTGCCGTTGCTGATGCCACCATGTCCACCCTTCAGGCAGATGCCAAAAAACACCGTGACGCCTTGGCCGAAAGTCTTATCCGTCTTCAAACCATTAACGCCATCCTGAGCGGGAGCGCCGCCGATGCCGGACTCGCTCACGATATCGGGATAATTGCCGCTACCCTGCGTGAACTTTCCGGGGGCAGACAGCGATATGCCGCTAATCGTCGGGAGCAGGAGCGGCTCAGTGCCGGCATCGCCCGTCAACAAAAGGAGATTGACGGCTTACGCGTACGACAGGCTGCCGCCGGTCTTGAGATTACGGCCATCAGAAACCGTCTTGTCCAATGTGAGGATCGGTTGGCCGAGACCCTGCATGGGGGCTCCTGGGAGGATCTTGAAAGCGCACTGTCCGCAAATCGACAGCGCTTATCAGGGCTTGAGAGTGTGCTGGTTTTGGAAGCAGAGTATCAGAAGTTGGTCGCGGAGAGGAGAGTAAAGGAAGAACGTAAAAAGGGTATCATTGAGGGGCTTGGTTCCGATGGGATCAGGCGGCAACAGCTAGTCATGGATCAGAGTCAGGCTGAGCAGATTTTGTTGTTGATGGAAGAGAAGCAGCGTCTCGCCGCCCAAGTCGCAAAATATGAGGCCGACCGAAGGTGTTTGGCCGATGGTCACCCCTGTCCGCTCTGTGGGGCGGTGAGTCATCCATGGCAGGAAGGAGCCCCGGCCATGGATGAGAACAGGGTGGCCGTTACAGCCCAGCGGAAGAAGGTAGCTGCGCTGCTTGCCAACCTGGCAACCCTTGATGGCCGGATGCAGGAGCTTTCCGAACTGGCAAAGACTCTGGAACATGAGATTGCTGCTCTTATCGTTTCGCATGATCAACTGCGGGCTAGGCTGGTCCGGGAGAGGGCTGAGGTTGATCTCACTGCGGCCCATCTGACAGCTGAAATCAAAACGGATGTGGTCAAGGCTATTGCTTTGCAGCAGCAACGGTTGCTTGAAGCGCGCACGATTCAGGCAGAACGGGATGGGCTTATTCAACAGCTGCTGGTTGGCGAGAAGGCTGAATCTGCAGTGGTAGGTGAGCTGGAAAAATTGCTTGCCTTGATTCAAGATCAGGGCACAGCTGTGCAACGCTTTCAGGAAGAGGATCAGGAACTCTGTGCGCGTGGAAAAGCACTGGGTTTGGAGCTTGAAGGGAGGCTCGCGATTTACGGAATTACCTTGCCCGCTCCAGGGCAGGAGGAGGCCACAGCCGAACTTTTACATCAGCGGTGGCAGCGATTCGATCAGGCCCGGCAGGATCGGAGTGTCATTGAGAGCCAGGCCCTTGAGGTCAAGCAAATTCTTTCCGTGCTGGCAACGCAAGAGGAGGGGCTTCGTGCTCGCAGGGAACAGGATCTGGCCGCAGTGACTGAAGTTACAACCACCATTGAGGCTTTAACCGTCCAACGGGTTGCGGTCCTGGGCAGTGAAACGGTGGCAGCTGCCAGGCGGCAGCTGACCGAAGCCTGGTCGGCGTATGCCGCGCGAATCAAGGAGAGTGACCGGATCATCTCCGAGCTTACAACTCACGCTGCTGCGGCGCTTGGGGCGTTTACAGAAAATATCCAGCAGATGGAGCGGATGGCAGAGGAGTCGCAACGTTTCGGACAGGCACTTGATCAACGCCTGCACACCTCAGGTTTTGCTGACTTGACGACGTTGCGTCAGGCCCTTCTGCCAGAGGCTGAGTTGCAGTCATTACGAGGTGTGCGCGATGGTTTTGTTCTTCGCCGACAGCGCCTGGACGACCGGCTGCGAGAGGCCCGCGCCCAACGGCACGGTCTTGGCGAGAAGGCAGCAGGGATTAATCTGGAGGTCTTGCAAATCACTATTGCAAAGGCAGGGGAGTCACTGTCTCAGCTGCAGCAGGAGCTAGGTGCCTTGAGTGAGACTATTCGCCGTCAGGATAAACTTATGGCTGAACACCGTGAACGTTCAGCCCTGATTGATAATCAGCGCCGGGAACAGCGGCACTGGCAGCTGTTAAGTGATATGATCGGTTCTGCAGATGGCAAAAAATTCAGGCGCTTTGCCCAGGGGTTGACACTTGATCATCTGATTCATCTTGCCAACCGTCAGTTGGTTCGGCTCAGCGACCGTTATCTGCTGCGTCGTCATCAAGATGAAGAGCTTGGCCTGGAAATTATCGATACTTACCAGGCCGATGCCATTCGCCCAACCGGCACCTTGTCCGGTGGCGAGGAATTTTTGGTCAGTCTGGCCTTGGCTCTTGGCTTGGCCAGGCTTTCGGGACAGAGCCGAATCGATTCTTTGTTCCTTGATGAAGGGTTTGGCACTCTCGATACCGAGACCCTTGAAACAGCCCTGTCCGCTCTGTCTGCCCTGCACGAGACCGGCAAGACCATCGGGGTCATCTCTCATGTTGATGCCTTGAAGGAGCGGATTCCGGTGCAGATCAGGCTGAGGAGGCTGGCAGGCGGCTATAGTAATCTCAGTGTTGTCGGTTGATTTTTTCTTTCTGGGGGATTATCTCTGCCGATTTAAAGGCGGTTCATGGTGGTAGTTGTACAATCTTTTGCCAGTCTATGGTTTATTGACGAGATTATCAGGCCCTTGGTTTGAGTCCCTGCAAGAAAAATCCTCGGACATGTTCCGCCACCTTACGTGCCTGCAGAAGAGGTATTATCTTGTGCCATGACTCATGTTCGGAGATCTAAAACAATGAATCGCTTTTTAGACGAAAAAATCATTTCCAACTGGAATCTTCTTTTTCTTTGTTGGCTCATTGCCGCGGCCTCGATAGCAGGCAGTCTGTTTTTTAGTGAGGTCATGGAGTTTGCGCCGTGCAGTTTGTGCTGGTACCAAAGAATTTGCCTTTTCCCCCTGCTGTTTATTTTTTTGACAGGGCTTTTCCCCTTTGATAGCAATGTGGTCAAGTACGCTCTGCCGTTGACTAGCACAGGGTGTTTGATTGCGTTGTACCAAAATCTTCTCTATTATAAAATCATCCCGGAAAGCCTCAAGCCGTGCACTCAAGGAGTTTCCTGCTCAGAGGGCTACATCGACCTGTTTGGTTTTCTGACAATCCCAATGCTTGCGCTTATCGGGTTTTCAATTCTAACAGCGTTGCTCTTGATCCTAAAAAGGAGAATCTCTTTATGAAAAAACACGTGTTGATCGTCTGTTCAAGCGCCGTCCTCGTTCTTTTGTTTGCCTTTGGTTCGTATTTTTATACCATCCAACAGGAGAAAAAATTTGGTTTTCTGGCCCAGGAGAACGCCGCACTCTTTGTCAGGGAACATGCTCAAACTCTGGGTGACGAAGAGGCAACGGTCTATCTGGTGGAGTTTTTCGACCCCGCCTGTGAAACCTGCAACGCTTTTTATCCGATTGTCAAAAATCTGATGGCAGCCTATCCTGGCAAGATTAAACTTGTTATGCGATATGCCCCTTTTCATGATGGCGCCGACTATTTTGTCAAGATACTTGAAGCGGCGAGAAGACAGGGGAAGTATTGGGAAACGCTGGAAGCCATGTATCAATCGCAGCATTATTGGGCAAGCCATCATAACCCCCAACCGCATTTGGTGTGGCAGTTCCTCGGCAATATTGGCCTTGATCTCGAAAAGATTAAAACGGAGATGAACGATCCCGCCATCGTGCGGAT
The sequence above is a segment of the Desulfobulbaceae bacterium genome. Coding sequences within it:
- a CDS encoding ferredoxin codes for the protein MKIPVIDIGLCTQCEGCLAVCPEAFRMNQATFLIEVVDLAEYPDECVDEAIKICPADCIVWEER
- a CDS encoding AAA family ATPase encodes the protein MRPLWRWRARLMKINALTLKNLNSLRGEFRLDFDAQPLADAGIFAITGPTGAGKTTILDAICVALYGQTPRLPPGSSAELLTRNTGECFAEVEFTVEQGRYRSRWSRRKARGRAEGNLQPTAMELVEISPEGEERIVEEQVRQVVERVESLTGLDFSRFTRSVLLAQGSFASFLKAKDNERAELLERMTGTRLYSLISVQAFSRAREERQRLDEMIAVNAHLNVMPSEQLVELRERKVTIETEIITATSAIAEQRDQAATAIRYQDLMAAINEAEQSLVVVNAEQTEATASLDRLAQAELALPLFSDVRALDALAERLDRLRAESLKLSGQSEALHKSEEEARQGRLVLDQEVERFTQTATVREEAIRTAEMMDEQIRIHGVTRISKQQAVAVADATMSTLQADAKKHRDALAESLIRLQTINAILSGSAADAGLAHDIGIIAATLRELSGGRQRYAANRREQERLSAGIARQQKEIDGLRVRQAAAGLEITAIRNRLVQCEDRLAETLHGGSWEDLESALSANRQRLSGLESVLVLEAEYQKLVAERRVKEERKKGIIEGLGSDGIRRQQLVMDQSQAEQILLLMEEKQRLAAQVAKYEADRRCLADGHPCPLCGAVSHPWQEGAPAMDENRVAVTAQRKKVAALLANLATLDGRMQELSELAKTLEHEIAALIVSHDQLRARLVRERAEVDLTAAHLTAEIKTDVVKAIALQQQRLLEARTIQAERDGLIQQLLVGEKAESAVVGELEKLLALIQDQGTAVQRFQEEDQELCARGKALGLELEGRLAIYGITLPAPGQEEATAELLHQRWQRFDQARQDRSVIESQALEVKQILSVLATQEEGLRARREQDLAAVTEVTTTIEALTVQRVAVLGSETVAAARRQLTEAWSAYAARIKESDRIISELTTHAAAALGAFTENIQQMERMAEESQRFGQALDQRLHTSGFADLTTLRQALLPEAELQSLRGVRDGFVLRRQRLDDRLREARAQRHGLGEKAAGINLEVLQITIAKAGESLSQLQQELGALSETIRRQDKLMAEHRERSALIDNQRREQRHWQLLSDMIGSADGKKFRRFAQGLTLDHLIHLANRQLVRLSDRYLLRRHQDEELGLEIIDTYQADAIRPTGTLSGGEEFLVSLALALGLARLSGQSRIDSLFLDEGFGTLDTETLETALSALSALHETGKTIGVISHVDALKERIPVQIRLRRLAGGYSNLSVVG
- the sbcD gene encoding exonuclease subunit SbcD, translating into MLRVLHTSDWHLGHNLFHQDRRYEHSQFLDWLLALLTTHQIDALIIAGDIFDTVAPSNYALTLYYDFLRRLVSDTSCRQAVIIGGNHDSAASLHAPRELLKVFNVHVVGSPDLEQPANDLILLHDPDGNPCGMVAAVPFLRERDMRRAHAGESYADKNRAYLQGVAAHYAQACSLARERIAQLSGRADGLPLIATGHLFAAGGEVSDGEREVSVGTLGGISAFSIAAGFDYLALGHLHKPQTVAGPDPIRYSGSPIPLSFSEAGSKKTVTLLHFDDRMKSPDITEIPVPLWQPMKILRGDWPVIETFFAGRDGTEDLLWLEIQLETDILGAGVQERVAELAAGKACDVLATRNYQRLLPRLMDGGDESTELLSVLTPQEVFARRLDLVEELTGEEREAVVARYRQVVDAATVAMEGAVDED
- a CDS encoding disulfide bond formation protein B, encoding MNRFLDEKIISNWNLLFLCWLIAAASIAGSLFFSEVMEFAPCSLCWYQRICLFPLLFIFLTGLFPFDSNVVKYALPLTSTGCLIALYQNLLYYKIIPESLKPCTQGVSCSEGYIDLFGFLTIPMLALIGFSILTALLLILKRRISL
- a CDS encoding disulfide bond formation protein DsbA codes for the protein MKKHVLIVCSSAVLVLLFAFGSYFYTIQQEKKFGFLAQENAALFVREHAQTLGDEEATVYLVEFFDPACETCNAFYPIVKNLMAAYPGKIKLVMRYAPFHDGADYFVKILEAARRQGKYWETLEAMYQSQHYWASHHNPQPHLVWQFLGNIGLDLEKIKTEMNDPAIVRMIEQDLADAKTLNVRKTPGFFVNGKPLTSFGEQQLRDLVAAEMQTNK